From a single Vitis vinifera cultivar Pinot Noir 40024 chromosome 18, ASM3070453v1 genomic region:
- the LOC104882721 gene encoding disease resistance protein RPV1-like, protein MDSQRVSSSSIGPSEYEVFLSFWDEDARHNFIDHLYAALHRKGIRTFRIDDLRGGDIALGLLHAIEKSRLVLVILSDNYVCYSCCLDELVKIMKCRKEMGKIVFPVFYHVDPSHVRNQRGSYGE, encoded by the coding sequence ATGGATAGTCAAAGGgtgtcttcttcttctattggtCCATCAGAATATGAAGTTTTCTTGAGCTTTTGGGATGAAGATGCCAGACACAATTTCATAGATCATCTCTATGCAGCTTTGCATCGAAAAGGGATTCGTACCTTTAGAATCGATGATCTAAGGGGAGGAGATATTGCATTGGGTCTTTTGCACGCTATTGAGAAGTCAAGGTTGGTTCTTGTAATTCTCTCAGACAACTATGTCTGTTATAGCTGTTGTTTAGATGAACTGGTCAAGATTATGAAGTGCAGgaaagaaatgggaaaaattgtTTTCCCAGTTTTCTATCATGTCGATCCTTCCCATGTGCGAAATCAGAGGGGTAGTTACGGAGAATGA
- the LOC104882722 gene encoding disease resistance protein RPV1-like: MVTFFTPTTSTALHDLTASPQLNLTCPLLNLHCYYYSSLASRSLLATTTRFTDHLYRTLSRKGIRTFRDDEELPRGEEIAAELLKAIEESRICLIILSENYARSRWCLEELTKIMDCREQTGKLVLPIFCHVEPLHVRGQIQSFGEALADHERNVGHEEGRRKIEKWRAALTMVAGITGWWLKNR; the protein is encoded by the exons ATGGTAACTTTCTTCACACCCACAACCTCCACTGCTCTCCATGACCTCACTGCTTCTCCACAATTGAACCTCACTTGTCCTCTACTGAACCTCCATTGCTACTATTACTCTTCCTTGGCGTCAAGATCACTACTAGCAACAACCACGAG ATTTACAGATCATCTCTACAGAACTTTGAGTCGGAAAGGGATTCGTACCTTTAGGGATGATGAAGAGCTTCCAAGAGGAGAAGAGATTGCAGCAGAACTTTTAAAAGCTATTGAAGAGTCAAGGATTTGCCTCATAATTCTGTCCGAAAACTATGCCCGTTCTAGGTGGTGTTTGGAAGAACTGACGAAGATCATGGATTGCAGGGAGCAAACGGGAAAATTAGTTCTTCCGATTTTCTGCCACGTGGAACCATTGCATGTGCGAGGACAGATTCAGAGTTTTGGAGAAGCTTTAGCCGATCATGAAAGAAACGTAGGCCATGAGGAGGGAAGGAGGAAGATAGAGAAGTGGAGGGCAGCGTTGACCATGGTGGCGGGTATCACCGGATGGTGGTTAAAGAATCGgtaa